Proteins co-encoded in one Prunus persica cultivar Lovell chromosome G6, Prunus_persica_NCBIv2, whole genome shotgun sequence genomic window:
- the LOC18772579 gene encoding acyl carrier protein 1, chloroplastic isoform X2, with the protein MAAISGASSISLRSIPPRSHQNLALSRTNGLRSISLSDHGRSSLSFGLQQRSVRLSVSCAAKPETVEKVCTIVRKQLALPDDSAVTGESKFAALGADSLDTVEIVMGLEEEFGISVEEDSAQSIATVQDAADLIEKIIEKNKA; encoded by the exons ATGGCCGCCATCTCAGGAGCTTCTTCGATCTCCCTCCGCTCTATTCCGCCTCGCTCTCATCAAAATCTC GCATTGTCCAGGACTAATGGTTTGAGGTCAATTTCACTTTCTGATCACGGAAGAAGTTCCCTTTCTTTCGGGTTGCAGCAACGTTCAGTACGCCTTTCTGTTTCCTGCGct GCCAAGCCAGAAACAGTGGAAAAGGTGTGTACGATAGTAAGAAAGCAACTTGCATTACCAGATGACTCTGCAGTTACCGGCGAGTCAAAATTTGCAGCTCTTGGAGCTGATTCTCTTGATACG GTTGAGATTGTGATGGGACTTGAGGAAGAATTTGGTATTAGCGTGGAAGAGGATAGTGCTCAGAGCATTGCAACAGTGCAGGATGCTGCCGATCTTATTGAGAAGATCATTGAGAAAAACAAGGCTTAG
- the LOC18772579 gene encoding acyl carrier protein 1, chloroplastic isoform X1 — protein sequence MAAISGASSISLRSIPPRSHQNLALSRTNGLRSISLSDHGRSSLSFGLQQRSVRLSVSCAQAKPETVEKVCTIVRKQLALPDDSAVTGESKFAALGADSLDTVEIVMGLEEEFGISVEEDSAQSIATVQDAADLIEKIIEKNKA from the exons ATGGCCGCCATCTCAGGAGCTTCTTCGATCTCCCTCCGCTCTATTCCGCCTCGCTCTCATCAAAATCTC GCATTGTCCAGGACTAATGGTTTGAGGTCAATTTCACTTTCTGATCACGGAAGAAGTTCCCTTTCTTTCGGGTTGCAGCAACGTTCAGTACGCCTTTCTGTTTCCTGCGct CAGGCCAAGCCAGAAACAGTGGAAAAGGTGTGTACGATAGTAAGAAAGCAACTTGCATTACCAGATGACTCTGCAGTTACCGGCGAGTCAAAATTTGCAGCTCTTGGAGCTGATTCTCTTGATACG GTTGAGATTGTGATGGGACTTGAGGAAGAATTTGGTATTAGCGTGGAAGAGGATAGTGCTCAGAGCATTGCAACAGTGCAGGATGCTGCCGATCTTATTGAGAAGATCATTGAGAAAAACAAGGCTTAG
- the LOC18773032 gene encoding vesicle-associated protein 2-2 isoform X1 encodes MSTQILEIQPRELKFLFELKKQSSCSVALTNMTNRHVAFKVKTTSPKKYCVRPNVGVILPKSTSEFSVTMQAPRAAPPDMECRDKFLIQSTIVSSGTTDEDITASMFAKDDGKYIEEKKLRVTLISPPNSPMLSPIKVDLKQGLGHEALNDQVFGGVAILPQQNMYAMKQVTRDAKFTSVNSKESKPITDAELKPAKDVELKPAKDVELKPAKGVELKPAKVVELKPAKDVELRPEKDVELRPEKDVELRPAKDVELKPTQDVELKPSKAVELKLARDVELNAEKIVEDLKLVKDIQEIKSKLNELELKLSQAEVTILKLREERSSSIQERKKLQEQLAQLNQRGVSVKRVQVGFPLLYVCMVALISVALGYCLHP; translated from the exons ATGAGTACGCAAATTTTGGAGATTCAGCCCAGAGAATTGAAATTCTTAT TTGAATTGAAGAAGCAAAGCTCATGCTCAGTTGCGCTAACTAACATGACCAACCGCCATGTTGCTTTTAAG GTTAAAACTACATCCCCTAAGAAATACTGTGTGCGACCAAATGTTGGTGTTATCTTACCAAAATCTACTTCTGAATTTTCAG TTACAATGCAAGCTCCAAGGGCAGCACCACCTGATATGGAATGCAGAGATAAGTTCTTAATCCAAAGCACAATTGTTTCTTCTGGGACAACTGATGAGGATATTACAGCTAGCATG TTTGCTAAAGATGATGGCAAGTACATTGAAGAGAAAAAGTTAAGAGTAACTCTTATTAGCCCACCCAACTCACCAATGCTGTCACCAATCAAGGTAGACTTGAAGCAGGGGCTGGGGCATGAAGCTTTGAATGATCAAGTATTTGGTGGGGTTGCAATCCTCCCTCAACAGAACATG TATGCGATGAAGCAGGTTACAAGGGATGCAAAGTTCACATCTGTTAATAGCAAGGAGTCCAAGCCAATAACGGATGCTGAGTTGAAACCAGCAAAGGATGTGGAGTTGAAACCAGCAAAGGATGTGGAGTTGAAACCAGCAAAGGGTGTGGAGTTGAAACCAGCAAAGGTTGTGGAGTTGAAACCAGCAAAGGATGTTGAGTTGAGACCAGAAAAAGATGTGGAGTTGAGACCAGAAAAAGATGTGGAGTTGAGACCAGCAAAAGATGTGGAGTTGAAACCAACACAGGATGTGGAGTTGAAACCATCAAAGGCTGTGGAGTTGAAACTAGCAAGAGATGTGGAGTTGAATGCAGAAAAGATTGTGGAAGACTTGAAGTTGGTTAAAGATATTCAGGAGATAAAATCAAAGCTAAATGAACTTGAATTAAAGCTGAGCCAG GCTGAAGTTACTATTTTAAAGCtaagagaggagaggagttCAAGCATtcaggagagaaaaaaattacaggAGCAATTA GCACAACTGAACCAAAGGGGGGTGAGTGTGAAAAGAGTCCAAGTTGGGTTTCCTCTACTATATGTTTGTATGGTGGCGCTTATCAGTGTTGCTCTTGGATACTGTCTTCACCCTTGA
- the LOC18773032 gene encoding vesicle-associated protein 2-2 isoform X2, whose translation MSTQILEIQPRELKFLFELKKQSSCSVALTNMTNRHVAFKVKTTSPKKYCVRPNVGVILPKSTSEFSVTMQAPRAAPPDMECRDKFLIQSTIVSSGTTDEDITASMFAKDDGKYIEEKKLRVTLISPPNSPMLSPIKVDLKQGLGHEALNDQVFGGVAILPQQNMQVTRDAKFTSVNSKESKPITDAELKPAKDVELKPAKDVELKPAKGVELKPAKVVELKPAKDVELRPEKDVELRPEKDVELRPAKDVELKPTQDVELKPSKAVELKLARDVELNAEKIVEDLKLVKDIQEIKSKLNELELKLSQAEVTILKLREERSSSIQERKKLQEQLAQLNQRGVSVKRVQVGFPLLYVCMVALISVALGYCLHP comes from the exons ATGAGTACGCAAATTTTGGAGATTCAGCCCAGAGAATTGAAATTCTTAT TTGAATTGAAGAAGCAAAGCTCATGCTCAGTTGCGCTAACTAACATGACCAACCGCCATGTTGCTTTTAAG GTTAAAACTACATCCCCTAAGAAATACTGTGTGCGACCAAATGTTGGTGTTATCTTACCAAAATCTACTTCTGAATTTTCAG TTACAATGCAAGCTCCAAGGGCAGCACCACCTGATATGGAATGCAGAGATAAGTTCTTAATCCAAAGCACAATTGTTTCTTCTGGGACAACTGATGAGGATATTACAGCTAGCATG TTTGCTAAAGATGATGGCAAGTACATTGAAGAGAAAAAGTTAAGAGTAACTCTTATTAGCCCACCCAACTCACCAATGCTGTCACCAATCAAGGTAGACTTGAAGCAGGGGCTGGGGCATGAAGCTTTGAATGATCAAGTATTTGGTGGGGTTGCAATCCTCCCTCAACAGAACATG CAGGTTACAAGGGATGCAAAGTTCACATCTGTTAATAGCAAGGAGTCCAAGCCAATAACGGATGCTGAGTTGAAACCAGCAAAGGATGTGGAGTTGAAACCAGCAAAGGATGTGGAGTTGAAACCAGCAAAGGGTGTGGAGTTGAAACCAGCAAAGGTTGTGGAGTTGAAACCAGCAAAGGATGTTGAGTTGAGACCAGAAAAAGATGTGGAGTTGAGACCAGAAAAAGATGTGGAGTTGAGACCAGCAAAAGATGTGGAGTTGAAACCAACACAGGATGTGGAGTTGAAACCATCAAAGGCTGTGGAGTTGAAACTAGCAAGAGATGTGGAGTTGAATGCAGAAAAGATTGTGGAAGACTTGAAGTTGGTTAAAGATATTCAGGAGATAAAATCAAAGCTAAATGAACTTGAATTAAAGCTGAGCCAG GCTGAAGTTACTATTTTAAAGCtaagagaggagaggagttCAAGCATtcaggagagaaaaaaattacaggAGCAATTA GCACAACTGAACCAAAGGGGGGTGAGTGTGAAAAGAGTCCAAGTTGGGTTTCCTCTACTATATGTTTGTATGGTGGCGCTTATCAGTGTTGCTCTTGGATACTGTCTTCACCCTTGA
- the LOC18773032 gene encoding vesicle-associated protein 2-2 isoform X3, with amino-acid sequence MSTQILEIQPRELKFLFELKKQSSCSVALTNMTNRHVAFKVKTTSPKKYCVRPNVGVILPKSTSEFSVTMQAPRAAPPDMECRDKFLIQSTIVSSGTTDEDITASMFAKDDGKYIEEKKLRVTLISPPNSPMLSPIKVDLKQGLGHEALNDQVFGGVAILPQQNMVTRDAKFTSVNSKESKPITDAELKPAKDVELKPAKDVELKPAKGVELKPAKVVELKPAKDVELRPEKDVELRPEKDVELRPAKDVELKPTQDVELKPSKAVELKLARDVELNAEKIVEDLKLVKDIQEIKSKLNELELKLSQAEVTILKLREERSSSIQERKKLQEQLAQLNQRGVSVKRVQVGFPLLYVCMVALISVALGYCLHP; translated from the exons ATGAGTACGCAAATTTTGGAGATTCAGCCCAGAGAATTGAAATTCTTAT TTGAATTGAAGAAGCAAAGCTCATGCTCAGTTGCGCTAACTAACATGACCAACCGCCATGTTGCTTTTAAG GTTAAAACTACATCCCCTAAGAAATACTGTGTGCGACCAAATGTTGGTGTTATCTTACCAAAATCTACTTCTGAATTTTCAG TTACAATGCAAGCTCCAAGGGCAGCACCACCTGATATGGAATGCAGAGATAAGTTCTTAATCCAAAGCACAATTGTTTCTTCTGGGACAACTGATGAGGATATTACAGCTAGCATG TTTGCTAAAGATGATGGCAAGTACATTGAAGAGAAAAAGTTAAGAGTAACTCTTATTAGCCCACCCAACTCACCAATGCTGTCACCAATCAAGGTAGACTTGAAGCAGGGGCTGGGGCATGAAGCTTTGAATGATCAAGTATTTGGTGGGGTTGCAATCCTCCCTCAACAGAACATG GTTACAAGGGATGCAAAGTTCACATCTGTTAATAGCAAGGAGTCCAAGCCAATAACGGATGCTGAGTTGAAACCAGCAAAGGATGTGGAGTTGAAACCAGCAAAGGATGTGGAGTTGAAACCAGCAAAGGGTGTGGAGTTGAAACCAGCAAAGGTTGTGGAGTTGAAACCAGCAAAGGATGTTGAGTTGAGACCAGAAAAAGATGTGGAGTTGAGACCAGAAAAAGATGTGGAGTTGAGACCAGCAAAAGATGTGGAGTTGAAACCAACACAGGATGTGGAGTTGAAACCATCAAAGGCTGTGGAGTTGAAACTAGCAAGAGATGTGGAGTTGAATGCAGAAAAGATTGTGGAAGACTTGAAGTTGGTTAAAGATATTCAGGAGATAAAATCAAAGCTAAATGAACTTGAATTAAAGCTGAGCCAG GCTGAAGTTACTATTTTAAAGCtaagagaggagaggagttCAAGCATtcaggagagaaaaaaattacaggAGCAATTA GCACAACTGAACCAAAGGGGGGTGAGTGTGAAAAGAGTCCAAGTTGGGTTTCCTCTACTATATGTTTGTATGGTGGCGCTTATCAGTGTTGCTCTTGGATACTGTCTTCACCCTTGA